The Pseudophaeobacter arcticus DSM 23566 genome includes a region encoding these proteins:
- a CDS encoding helix-turn-helix domain-containing protein: protein MIRRLTLRKSMEHEQISAPKSFDDYELRLGDMMRGERATMGKSLLDVQRELRIKASYIAAIENSDPSVFDTPGFIAGYVRSYARYLNMDAEVAFDTFCRESGFAVAHGMSSQASSRKIVVAPITKSGGLGSGAFTAPTTPFAPAASGVFAQIEPRAIGSLMVLVGLIAGIGYGGLSILKEVQQVQYAPVEQTPLVLADVDPLQGAQRSSGAASYSVNETDMAAAALDRLYRPRALDVPVLVARDAPIATLNPGSLGNFAVPELPSLTLAEASQPSAGPLGLAVPQVVESVSPGVEMVAVRPSWVQVTAADGSVIFEAIMNAGDSFSVPLTEEAPKLRTGESGAIYFAVNGDHFGPVGKRGQVSKNVDLSVDGVLERFEVADLTDGKNSALATMVAALQTSPASE from the coding sequence ATGATTAGGCGCCTCACTTTGCGCAAGTCGATGGAGCATGAGCAAATCTCAGCTCCGAAGAGTTTCGATGACTATGAATTGCGCCTCGGCGATATGATGCGCGGCGAGCGGGCGACCATGGGGAAATCCCTGCTGGACGTCCAACGTGAGCTCCGCATCAAAGCTTCCTATATAGCTGCAATCGAAAATTCGGATCCTTCGGTTTTTGATACCCCCGGTTTTATCGCGGGCTATGTGCGGTCCTACGCACGGTATCTGAATATGGATGCTGAAGTTGCCTTTGATACCTTCTGCCGCGAAAGCGGCTTTGCCGTTGCCCATGGCATGTCGTCGCAAGCCTCTTCTCGCAAGATAGTTGTCGCACCAATCACCAAAAGCGGGGGGCTGGGAAGCGGCGCATTTACTGCACCAACCACGCCCTTTGCCCCCGCTGCTAGTGGCGTTTTTGCCCAGATTGAACCTCGTGCCATTGGCTCGCTGATGGTGCTGGTGGGATTGATCGCCGGGATTGGATACGGCGGGTTGAGCATCCTGAAAGAAGTGCAACAGGTGCAATATGCTCCTGTTGAGCAGACGCCGTTGGTTTTGGCTGATGTCGACCCGCTTCAGGGCGCGCAGCGCAGTTCCGGTGCCGCGTCTTATTCTGTCAATGAAACCGATATGGCTGCGGCGGCGCTGGATCGTCTGTATCGCCCACGGGCGCTGGATGTACCGGTTCTGGTGGCACGCGATGCCCCTATCGCGACGCTGAACCCCGGAAGCCTGGGCAACTTTGCCGTGCCTGAACTGCCCAGCCTGACCCTCGCCGAAGCAAGCCAACCCTCTGCCGGGCCTCTGGGGCTTGCGGTTCCACAGGTTGTTGAAAGTGTATCTCCCGGTGTCGAAATGGTGGCCGTGCGCCCCTCTTGGGTGCAGGTCACCGCGGCGGATGGCTCGGTTATCTTTGAAGCCATCATGAACGCAGGCGACAGTTTTTCGGTTCCCCTGACCGAAGAGGCGCCAAAGCTGCGCACCGGCGAAAGCGGCGCAATCTACTTTGCTGTCAATGGCGATCATTTTGGCCCGGTCGGCAAACGCGGTCAGGTGAGCAAAAATGTCGATCTGTCGGTGGATGGCGTGTTGGAACGCTTTGAGGTTGCCGATTTGACCGATGGGAAAAACAGCGCCTTGGCAACCATGGTTGCCGCCCTGCAAACCTCGCCCGCCTCCGAATAG
- the hemA gene encoding 5-aminolevulinate synthase: MDYSAKLDAAIDRLHEEGRYRTFIDIERKNGQFPHAVWTRPDGSRQDITVWCGNDYLGMGQNPVVLQAMHEAIDATGAGSGGTRNISGTTVYHKRLEAELADLHRKEAALLFTSAYIANDATLSTLPKLFPGLIIYSDALNHASMIEGVRRNGGDKRVFRHNDVAHLRELLQADDPAAPKLIAFESVYSMDGDFGPIKEICDLADEFGALTYIDEVHAVGLYGPRGGGVAERDNLAHRIDIINGTLAKAYGVMGGYIAASEKMCDAIRSYAPGFIFTTSLSPAVAAGAAASVAYLKEHPELREKHQELAKALKLRLKGLGLPIIDHGSHIVPVIVGDPVHTKKLSDMLLSEFGLYVQPINFPTVPRGTERLRFTPSPVHGPSEVDHLVQAMDSLWSHCALNRAELAG; encoded by the coding sequence GTGGACTATTCCGCGAAACTCGACGCCGCCATTGATCGTCTACACGAAGAGGGGCGGTACCGCACCTTTATCGACATCGAACGCAAAAACGGTCAGTTTCCGCATGCGGTTTGGACGCGGCCCGATGGCAGCCGTCAGGACATCACGGTTTGGTGTGGCAACGACTATCTTGGCATGGGGCAGAACCCGGTTGTGTTGCAGGCCATGCACGAGGCCATTGATGCCACCGGCGCCGGATCTGGCGGCACCCGCAATATTTCGGGCACCACGGTTTATCACAAACGCCTGGAGGCCGAGCTGGCGGATCTGCACCGCAAAGAGGCCGCCCTGCTGTTTACCTCCGCCTATATCGCCAATGATGCGACGCTTTCGACGCTGCCAAAACTGTTTCCCGGGTTGATCATCTATTCGGATGCGCTGAACCATGCCTCGATGATCGAAGGTGTGCGCCGCAATGGTGGCGACAAGCGGGTGTTCCGCCACAATGACGTCGCGCATCTGCGAGAACTGCTGCAAGCAGACGATCCTGCCGCGCCCAAATTGATCGCCTTTGAATCTGTTTATTCAATGGACGGTGATTTTGGCCCGATTAAGGAAATCTGTGATCTGGCCGATGAATTTGGCGCATTGACCTATATTGATGAGGTCCATGCCGTTGGGCTTTATGGCCCCCGCGGTGGTGGTGTTGCCGAGCGGGACAATCTGGCCCATCGCATTGATATCATCAACGGTACCCTGGCCAAGGCTTACGGGGTTATGGGCGGATATATCGCTGCCTCGGAGAAAATGTGCGACGCGATTCGCTCTTATGCGCCCGGCTTTATCTTCACCACGTCCCTGTCCCCTGCGGTTGCAGCAGGTGCCGCAGCTTCGGTGGCTTATCTCAAAGAGCATCCAGAGCTGCGAGAGAAGCACCAGGAATTGGCCAAGGCTCTGAAACTTCGCCTGAAAGGATTGGGGCTCCCGATTATTGACCATGGCAGCCACATCGTTCCGGTGATTGTTGGCGATCCTGTTCATACAAAAAAGCTCAGCGATATGCTGCTGTCCGAGTTCGGCCTCTACGTGCAGCCGATCAATTTCCCCACAGTGCCACGCGGTACCGAACGGCTGCGGTTTACACCATCACCCGTGCATGGTCCCTCAGAAGTCGATCACCTGGTGCAGGCGATGGACAGTCTTTGGTCGCATTGTGCGCTGAATCGTGCCGAACTGGCGGGCTAG
- a CDS encoding M20/M25/M40 family metallo-hydrolase translates to MSLNDVLDRIDTDLEAATQRLLELLRIQSISTDPAYKAECDKAADWLVSDLKSIGIKAEKRPTPGHPMVVGHFGEDNSDTPHVLFYGHYDVQPVDPLELWKTPPFDPKLEETKNGTVIRGRGASDDKGQLMTFVEACRAWKAIHGTLPCRITFFFEGEEESGSPSLVPFMQEHAAELKADLALICDTSMVSRGVPSISSQLRGMLKDEFTLVGPRIDLHSGHYGGPGLNPLREISRIIASFYDEETGAVAVEGFYEGVEPVPAELLRQWEASGFTAKDYLDNAGYTQAHGEKDYSILEQQWARPTLEINGIWGGYNGAGSKTVIPSEAHCKITCRLVGDMDPDALRAKLRKHVEAQLKPDSKVIWDNDLEGSRASVMDITRPEFEAARGALSDEWNREAVFCGMGGSIPIAGFFKSILGMESMLVGYANEDDAIHSPNEKYDLKSFHKGTRSWARILDALTK, encoded by the coding sequence ATGTCGCTTAACGATGTGCTTGATCGGATTGACACAGACCTAGAGGCCGCAACCCAGCGGTTGCTGGAACTTTTGCGTATCCAATCCATTTCCACTGATCCCGCCTATAAGGCCGAATGTGACAAGGCCGCTGACTGGCTGGTTTCGGACCTGAAAAGCATTGGGATCAAAGCCGAAAAACGCCCCACCCCCGGGCATCCCATGGTGGTGGGCCATTTTGGCGAAGATAACAGTGACACCCCCCATGTGCTGTTTTACGGCCACTATGACGTGCAACCGGTCGACCCCCTGGAGCTGTGGAAAACACCCCCCTTTGACCCCAAGCTGGAAGAGACCAAAAATGGCACCGTGATCCGGGGCCGTGGCGCTTCGGATGACAAGGGGCAGCTGATGACATTTGTCGAAGCCTGCCGCGCCTGGAAAGCCATCCATGGCACCCTGCCCTGCCGCATCACCTTTTTCTTTGAAGGTGAGGAAGAGAGCGGCTCTCCCTCGCTGGTGCCGTTCATGCAAGAGCACGCAGCAGAACTGAAAGCGGATCTCGCCCTGATCTGCGACACCTCGATGGTGTCACGCGGGGTGCCGTCGATTTCGTCGCAGCTGCGTGGCATGCTGAAGGATGAATTCACCCTGGTCGGCCCCCGGATTGATCTGCATTCCGGCCATTACGGCGGTCCCGGTCTCAACCCGCTGCGGGAAATCTCGCGCATTATAGCCTCTTTCTACGATGAAGAGACCGGCGCCGTTGCGGTGGAGGGATTCTATGAGGGGGTAGAGCCCGTTCCCGCCGAGCTGCTGCGCCAGTGGGAGGCATCTGGTTTCACCGCCAAAGACTACCTCGACAATGCAGGCTACACCCAGGCCCATGGCGAAAAGGACTATTCCATCCTCGAGCAGCAATGGGCCCGCCCAACGCTGGAAATCAACGGTATCTGGGGCGGCTACAATGGCGCGGGCTCCAAAACCGTGATCCCCTCCGAGGCCCACTGCAAGATCACCTGCCGTCTGGTGGGGGACATGGATCCGGACGCCCTGCGCGCCAAGCTGCGCAAACACGTCGAGGCCCAGCTGAAACCCGATAGCAAAGTCATCTGGGACAATGATCTGGAAGGATCGCGGGCCTCGGTGATGGACATTACCCGCCCCGAATTTGAAGCCGCGCGCGGCGCTCTTAGCGATGAATGGAACCGCGAAGCCGTATTCTGTGGCATGGGTGGTTCCATCCCGATTGCGGGATTCTTCAAATCCATTCTGGGCATGGAATCCATGTTGGTTGGCTATGCCAACGAAGATGACGCCATCCATTCCCCCAATGAGAAATACGACCTCAAGAGCTTCCACAAGGGCACCCGGTCCTGGGCGCGCATCCTGGACGCCCTGACAAAATAA
- a CDS encoding histidine phosphatase family protein, with translation MTSFPKIWFLRHGQTEWNAEKRIQGQLESQLSPLGQSHARQQAALMRPILAQVPTCYVSPLGRARETAEIALAGADITIDPRLAEAHAGDLQGMTLPEVEVRFPDIWAANPSHLDLFCAAPNGEGYASFHARILSFMQALTGPSVVVAHGLLGQVMRGIVLGLSRQEMAKLSNQQGCIYVLEEGREQLLQ, from the coding sequence ATGACTTCCTTTCCCAAAATCTGGTTTTTGCGTCACGGGCAAACCGAGTGGAACGCAGAGAAACGCATTCAGGGGCAATTGGAATCGCAATTGAGCCCCCTGGGTCAATCCCATGCGCGCCAACAGGCAGCGCTGATGCGGCCGATCTTGGCACAGGTTCCGACGTGCTACGTGTCGCCATTGGGCCGGGCGCGGGAAACGGCAGAGATTGCCCTGGCCGGGGCCGATATCACCATCGACCCTCGCTTGGCTGAGGCCCATGCCGGCGATCTGCAGGGGATGACCTTACCGGAGGTGGAGGTGCGGTTCCCAGATATCTGGGCTGCAAACCCCTCTCATCTGGACCTGTTCTGTGCCGCCCCCAATGGCGAAGGCTATGCCAGCTTCCATGCCCGTATCCTGTCGTTCATGCAGGCTTTGACGGGCCCCTCGGTTGTTGTGGCCCATGGATTGCTGGGGCAGGTGATGCGCGGAATTGTTCTGGGCTTGTCGCGTCAGGAGATGGCAAAACTGTCAAACCAGCAGGGCTGTATCTATGTTCTGGAGGAGGGCCGTGAACAGCTTTTGCAGTAA
- a CDS encoding glutathione S-transferase, with protein MTHTLYSFRRCPYAMRARLALASAAQPVELREIVLRDKPDAFLDASPSATVPCLTTPEQVIDESLEIMIWALRQNDPEHWLAMPDAGWDWIARADGPFKQALDRTKYASRYPDEDATAQRQKAAEFLSDLDQQIDTWIFDQASIADYAILPFVRQFAFIDKAWFDQQLWPNLQAWLERFLTSSRFEAVMLKYPQWQDGDAATTFP; from the coding sequence ATGACCCACACGCTATATTCCTTTCGCAGATGTCCCTATGCCATGCGCGCCCGTCTGGCCCTGGCCTCAGCTGCGCAGCCTGTTGAGCTGCGCGAAATTGTGCTGCGTGATAAGCCTGACGCGTTTTTAGATGCCTCCCCCAGCGCCACGGTGCCCTGTTTGACCACCCCCGAGCAGGTGATTGATGAAAGTCTCGAGATTATGATCTGGGCACTTCGCCAGAATGACCCGGAACACTGGCTGGCGATGCCTGATGCTGGCTGGGACTGGATTGCCAGAGCCGACGGCCCCTTCAAACAGGCCCTGGACCGAACCAAATATGCCAGCCGCTACCCGGATGAGGACGCAACGGCACAGCGCCAAAAGGCCGCTGAGTTTCTCTCAGACCTGGATCAGCAGATTGACACATGGATTTTTGACCAAGCTTCCATCGCGGACTACGCCATATTGCCCTTCGTACGGCAATTCGCATTTATCGACAAAGCCTGGTTTGACCAGCAGCTCTGGCCCAACCTTCAGGCCTGGTTGGAGCGCTTTCTGACCAGCAGCAGGTTTGAAGCAGTCATGCTGAAATACCCCCAATGGCAGGACGGCGACGCTGCGACGACATTTCCTTAG
- a CDS encoding TetR/AcrR family transcriptional regulator, translated as MQKRTLETRARLVAVATALVAENGYAALRTDEVVQGAGVAKGTFFAHFKDKDALMDLLIGAGIDQHLDQLAKAPAPRTVEDLVALQQPLLRYMTQERYVFDVILRLSGAAAVAEIGAIATTFDRYLTLTALWFETGQFRQDISAELQAEGMQAFLTQAMALHFCALHEDQTMEARLTVYLRAWLCPGG; from the coding sequence ATGCAGAAGAGAACTCTTGAGACACGGGCCCGACTTGTCGCTGTGGCCACAGCGCTGGTGGCGGAAAATGGCTATGCAGCCCTGCGGACCGACGAAGTGGTTCAGGGGGCTGGTGTCGCCAAGGGGACGTTCTTTGCGCATTTCAAAGACAAGGACGCTTTGATGGATCTGCTGATCGGGGCTGGCATCGACCAGCATCTGGATCAACTGGCCAAGGCGCCTGCGCCCAGAACTGTTGAGGACCTGGTTGCCTTGCAGCAGCCGTTGCTGCGCTACATGACACAGGAGCGCTATGTTTTTGATGTGATCCTGCGATTGTCCGGCGCGGCTGCTGTGGCTGAGATTGGTGCAATTGCCACGACCTTTGACCGGTATTTGACCCTCACGGCCCTTTGGTTCGAGACAGGCCAGTTCCGCCAGGATATTTCCGCCGAATTACAGGCCGAGGGTATGCAGGCCTTTCTGACTCAGGCGATGGCTCTGCATTTTTGTGCCCTGCACGAGGATCAAACTATGGAGGCCAGGCTCACTGTCTACCTCCGGGCCTGGCTGTGTCCTGGGGGGTAA
- a CDS encoding NAD(P)H-dependent oxidoreductase, with protein sequence MTRIFILNGHPAETSLNKALSLAYARAAEAHGHEVRILHLHDLEFDIDYGFAGYTEVKPLEPNLQSFFNNLEWCEHFVMTTPMWWGGLPGKLKGLFDRALLPGRAFDTQNTKMGMPAPMLKGRSGRVIVTADTPKFLMWLLYSNAMLRQTERQILGFIGLKPVKSNFFAAASHPKPKAVNRWLAQVEKLAAKAA encoded by the coding sequence ATGACCCGCATCTTCATCTTGAACGGCCACCCCGCTGAGACGTCTCTCAACAAAGCGCTGAGCCTTGCCTATGCCCGCGCCGCAGAGGCACATGGCCACGAGGTTCGCATCCTGCATCTGCATGATCTGGAGTTTGACATCGACTATGGCTTTGCCGGTTATACTGAGGTCAAACCTCTGGAGCCGAATTTACAGAGCTTTTTCAACAATCTGGAATGGTGCGAGCACTTTGTGATGACCACCCCTATGTGGTGGGGGGGATTGCCTGGAAAATTGAAAGGCCTGTTTGACCGCGCATTGCTGCCGGGCAGAGCCTTTGACACCCAAAACACCAAGATGGGCATGCCGGCCCCGATGCTAAAGGGGCGCAGTGGCCGCGTCATTGTTACCGCAGACACCCCAAAGTTTCTGATGTGGCTGCTTTACAGCAATGCCATGTTGCGCCAGACCGAACGCCAGATTCTTGGGTTTATCGGTCTGAAACCGGTCAAGAGCAACTTTTTTGCAGCGGCATCCCACCCAAAGCCCAAAGCCGTAAACCGCTGGCTTGCTCAGGTCGAAAAACTGGCTGCAAAAGCCGCATGA
- a CDS encoding AMP-binding protein has protein sequence MLGVSAHSDTFTRDNLPPEDQWPEFMLEGFAYPDRLNVGVELTDAMVAKGFGDHIALIGNGRRRTYKELADWTNRLAHVLSEDLGVVPGNRVLIRSANNPAMVACWLAATKVGAVVVNTMPMLRAGELGQIVDKAEITHALCDTRLMEELVTCAKTSKYLKSVVGFDGTSNHDAELDRLALEKPVSYDAVKTGRDDVALLGFTSGTTGSPKATMHFHRDLLIIADGYAREVLDVQPEDVFVGSPPLAFTFGLGGLAIFPLRFGAAATLLENASPPNLIEIIEKYRATVCFTAPTAYRVMLQAMDEGADLSSLRAAVSAGETLPSPVYEAWIAKTGKPMLDGIGATEMLHIFITNRFSDHRPACTGKPVSGYQVRILNSDGTEAPRGEIGRLAVKGPTGCRYLADDRQSAYVQDGWNVTGDSFRMDEAGYLHFAARNDDMIVSAGYNIAGPEVEAALLSHEAVAECAVIAAPNEARGSIVEAHIVLTAGHVPSQDLVKILQDHVKASIAPFKYPRSVVFTKELPKTETGKIQRFRLKAAQ, from the coding sequence ATGCTGGGAGTTTCTGCACATAGCGATACATTCACCCGCGACAACCTACCACCAGAGGATCAATGGCCGGAGTTCATGCTGGAGGGGTTTGCCTACCCGGACCGGCTGAATGTCGGGGTTGAGCTGACGGATGCCATGGTGGCCAAAGGATTTGGCGATCACATTGCGCTGATCGGCAATGGCCGACGGCGCACCTATAAGGAGCTGGCAGATTGGACCAATCGGCTGGCCCATGTGCTGAGCGAAGATCTGGGGGTAGTGCCGGGCAATCGTGTCTTGATCCGCTCTGCCAATAACCCGGCGATGGTGGCCTGCTGGCTGGCTGCCACCAAGGTTGGCGCGGTGGTGGTCAATACCATGCCGATGCTGCGCGCCGGGGAGCTGGGGCAGATTGTTGACAAGGCCGAAATCACCCATGCGCTTTGTGATACCCGGTTGATGGAGGAATTGGTCACCTGTGCCAAAACCTCCAAGTATCTGAAATCGGTGGTTGGCTTTGACGGCACCTCTAACCATGACGCCGAGCTGGACCGTTTGGCGCTGGAAAAGCCGGTGAGCTATGACGCGGTGAAGACCGGGCGTGATGATGTGGCGCTGTTGGGCTTTACCTCGGGAACCACCGGGTCGCCCAAGGCGACGATGCATTTTCACCGGGATCTGTTGATCATTGCCGATGGCTATGCCCGCGAAGTTCTGGATGTGCAGCCCGAAGATGTCTTTGTTGGCTCGCCGCCTTTGGCCTTTACCTTTGGGCTGGGTGGGTTGGCGATTTTCCCGCTGCGGTTTGGTGCCGCTGCAACCCTGTTGGAGAACGCATCGCCCCCCAATCTGATAGAGATCATCGAAAAATACCGGGCGACGGTTTGTTTTACCGCGCCGACGGCCTACCGTGTGATGTTGCAGGCGATGGATGAGGGGGCGGATCTGTCTTCGTTGCGGGCCGCTGTTTCCGCGGGTGAGACGCTGCCTTCGCCGGTTTATGAGGCCTGGATCGCCAAGACGGGCAAGCCGATGCTGGACGGGATTGGCGCCACCGAGATGCTGCATATCTTTATCACCAACCGGTTTTCTGATCACCGCCCGGCCTGTACCGGCAAGCCTGTGAGCGGCTATCAGGTGCGCATCCTGAACAGCGACGGCACCGAGGCGCCGCGCGGGGAGATTGGACGTCTGGCTGTGAAAGGTCCGACGGGCTGTCGCTATCTGGCTGATGACCGCCAGTCAGCCTATGTTCAGGATGGCTGGAATGTGACCGGGGACAGTTTCAGAATGGATGAGGCGGGCTATCTGCATTTTGCCGCCCGCAACGATGATATGATTGTCTCGGCCGGCTATAATATCGCGGGTCCTGAGGTGGAGGCGGCGCTGCTGTCCCATGAGGCGGTGGCGGAATGCGCGGTGATTGCAGCGCCAAACGAGGCCCGTGGCTCTATTGTCGAGGCGCATATCGTGCTGACCGCCGGGCATGTGCCCTCGCAGGATTTGGTAAAGATCTTGCAGGACCACGTGAAGGCCAGTATCGCGCCGTTCAAATATCCCCGCTCGGTGGTTTTTACCAAGGAGCTGCCAAAGACCGAAACCGGCAAAATCCAGCGCTTTCGCTTGAAAGCGGCGCAGTAG
- a CDS encoding acyl-CoA dehydrogenase family protein gives MADRTFLSWPFFEDRHRVLAHELDLWAGQNLAGIDHGDVDAACRNLVAALGEAGWAQHSGAMAGESLDVRSLCLIRETLARHDGLADFAFAMQGLGTGAISLFGSEAQQAEWLPLTRSGRAISAFALTEPQSGSDVANSTMTATVDGDDYVLNGEKTWISNGGIADVYTVFARSGEAPGARGLSAFIVPAGLPGFEVVERQQVIAPHPLATLRFTDCRIPKSALLGQAGGGFKIAMSVLDVFRSTVAAAALGFARRALDEALQRVSTRQVQGAPLFDLQMVQGHIADMALDVDAAALLVYRAAWAKDSGAARVTREAAMAKLFSTDQAQQVIDKAVQLHGGDGVRHGQKVEELYRDIRALRIYEGASDVQRVVIARQTLGAYQGGA, from the coding sequence ATGGCAGACCGGACATTTTTGAGCTGGCCGTTCTTTGAGGACCGGCACCGGGTGCTGGCGCATGAGTTGGACCTTTGGGCCGGGCAGAACCTGGCTGGCATTGATCACGGTGATGTGGACGCGGCCTGTCGCAACCTGGTTGCCGCCCTTGGGGAGGCTGGATGGGCGCAGCACAGTGGTGCGATGGCGGGGGAGAGCCTGGATGTGCGCAGCCTCTGCCTGATCCGCGAAACCCTGGCGCGCCATGACGGGCTGGCTGATTTTGCCTTTGCGATGCAGGGGCTTGGCACCGGGGCGATTTCGCTGTTTGGCTCTGAGGCCCAGCAGGCGGAATGGTTGCCGCTGACCCGCAGCGGCAGGGCGATTTCGGCCTTTGCGCTCACCGAGCCGCAGTCGGGATCGGATGTGGCCAATTCCACCATGACCGCGACAGTGGATGGCGATGACTATGTGCTGAATGGGGAAAAGACCTGGATTTCCAATGGTGGCATTGCGGATGTTTACACGGTGTTTGCCCGCAGCGGCGAGGCGCCGGGGGCCAGGGGATTGTCCGCCTTTATCGTGCCTGCTGGCCTGCCAGGGTTTGAAGTGGTGGAGCGCCAGCAGGTGATTGCGCCGCATCCGCTGGCCACCCTGCGATTTACCGACTGTCGCATCCCCAAATCCGCCCTGTTGGGTCAGGCGGGGGGCGGTTTCAAAATCGCCATGTCGGTGCTGGATGTGTTCCGCTCGACGGTGGCGGCGGCGGCGCTTGGCTTTGCCCGGCGGGCGTTGGATGAGGCGCTGCAGCGGGTTTCAACCCGGCAGGTGCAGGGGGCGCCGCTGTTTGATTTGCAGATGGTGCAGGGCCATATTGCCGATATGGCGCTGGACGTGGATGCGGCGGCGCTGCTGGTCTACCGGGCCGCCTGGGCCAAGGACAGCGGCGCGGCGCGTGTCACCCGCGAGGCCGCCATGGCCAAGCTGTTTTCGACGGATCAGGCGCAGCAGGTTATCGACAAGGCGGTGCAGCTGCATGGCGGGGATGGGGTGCGCCACGGTCAGAAAGTCGAGGAGCTGTACCGCGATATCAGAGCTTTGCGCATCTATGAGGGCGCCTCGGATGTGCAACGGGTGGTGATTGCCCGTCAGACCCTTGGTGCCTATCAAGGAGGGGCGTAA
- a CDS encoding enoyl-CoA hydratase family protein: protein MTQVSSPHFEPKHFLCKIEEGIATVALDRPERKNPLTFDSYAELRDWFRDLHYDDEVKAVVFASNGGNFSSGGDVHDIIGPLTKMSMKELLAFTRMTGDLVKAIVNCGKPVIAAIDGICVGAGAIIAMASDLRIATPEAKTAFLFTRVGLAGCDMGACAILPRIIGQGRAAELLYTGRSMSAEEGLAWGFHNKLVEAPDLEVQARALAQRIAAGPNFGNMMTKTMLAQEWSMSIEQAIEAEAQAQAICMQTADFERAYRAFVNKEKPVFEGD from the coding sequence ATGACCCAGGTCTCCTCCCCGCATTTCGAGCCCAAGCATTTTCTCTGCAAGATCGAAGAGGGCATTGCCACCGTCGCTTTGGATCGGCCAGAGCGCAAGAACCCGCTGACCTTTGACAGCTATGCAGAGCTGCGCGATTGGTTTCGCGATTTGCACTATGATGATGAGGTCAAGGCGGTAGTCTTTGCCTCAAATGGCGGCAACTTTAGCTCGGGCGGCGATGTGCATGATATCATTGGCCCGCTGACCAAGATGAGCATGAAAGAGCTGCTGGCCTTTACCCGTATGACCGGGGATCTTGTGAAGGCGATTGTCAATTGCGGCAAGCCGGTGATCGCCGCGATTGATGGTATTTGTGTTGGGGCCGGCGCGATTATCGCCATGGCGTCAGATCTGCGGATTGCCACGCCCGAGGCCAAGACGGCCTTTTTATTTACCCGTGTTGGTCTTGCCGGCTGTGACATGGGCGCCTGCGCCATCCTGCCCCGGATCATTGGCCAGGGGCGCGCTGCCGAGCTGCTATATACCGGGCGCTCCATGAGTGCTGAAGAAGGCCTTGCCTGGGGGTTTCACAACAAGCTGGTAGAGGCCCCGGATCTGGAAGTGCAGGCGCGGGCGCTGGCGCAGCGTATCGCGGCGGGGCCGAACTTTGGCAATATGATGACAAAGACAATGCTGGCGCAGGAATGGTCCATGTCGATTGAACAGGCCATAGAGGCCGAGGCGCAGGCCCAGGCAATCTGCATGCAGACTGCGGATTTTGAACGCGCCTACCGGGCCTTTGTGAACAAGGAAAAACCGGTGTTTGAGGGCGATTAA
- a CDS encoding MarR family winged helix-turn-helix transcriptional regulator, which translates to MSETDISKDRLRLWLRLLKATRSVESALRENLRQEFTTTLPRFDVMAALSQHRQGLKMSELSSVLKVSNGNVTGIVERLVEDGHVLREKVPGDRRASRVRLTPAGEAEFARQAKAHESWIDQIFTGVAPEATQAMAEALDAVARRLENKDSAP; encoded by the coding sequence TTGAGCGAGACAGATATCTCAAAGGATCGGTTGCGGCTTTGGCTGCGGCTGCTCAAGGCGACACGCAGTGTGGAGAGCGCGCTGCGTGAAAACCTGCGCCAGGAGTTTACCACCACGCTGCCGCGCTTTGACGTGATGGCGGCGCTGTCGCAGCATCGACAGGGGCTCAAGATGAGCGAATTGTCCAGCGTGCTGAAGGTCTCCAATGGCAATGTGACCGGTATCGTCGAGCGTCTGGTCGAGGATGGCCATGTGCTGCGCGAAAAAGTCCCCGGAGACCGCCGCGCCAGCCGGGTGCGGCTGACCCCGGCGGGCGAAGCGGAGTTTGCCCGTCAGGCCAAGGCGCATGAGAGCTGGATTGATCAGATTTTTACCGGCGTCGCCCCCGAGGCGACCCAGGCTATGGCCGAGGCACTGGATGCAGTGGCCCGGCGATTGGAAAACAAGGATAGCGCGCCATGA